The genomic interval attttaaatgatatttctctttttataaatgcttttttaaatatctgtgtGTCTCCATTTGTTTCCCCTCCAGAGTCTCCCAGAGGTTTTAGGCAGCCACCTGGTGCGAGTGCAGGTGAAGGCATGTGGACTCAGCCCGCTGGACCTCAaggtaccttttttttttttttaaagtcacctattaaactattatttttctctcagaTGTGAACACAggataaaacataaataacattttgcaacaaatgcaaaaaagatAAGGAAGCTAGCTCAAaatcatataaaataaaacaaaccaaccacaaatgattaaatataacataataagacaaaaaaatcttttattgaGGACTTGATTCAGATTAGATAATAATTTTAAATACGTAAAATGACCAGATGCAGCTGCCAGGTGCATTATTAACTGttgtaaatgcattttaataaatattcatgttttccTGTAGTCGTTATGCATGCGTCCATACCTCCAGCTTCTGCTTCCTCACAATTGAAGCCGTATCGTTTCCTAACTTTCTCGCCATTTTAAAAGTCacctaattaaattaaaatcagaCAGTTGCATAATGTCGCCCTCCCGCCCGTCGTACACACACCGATGACCGATGACTCTCTCTCCGCTCCAGCTGCTGGACGACGTGGGCATCCAGAGAGACTTGATTCCCGTCGGCAGAGAGGTGGCCGGGGTCGTGCTGCGAggtcgttcacacacacacacacacacacacttttcactgGTGCtgcgtgattttttttttattataaaggaATACGGAGAATACTTTCATTAACATTCACttcaatttgtatttctttgtttgtttgtttttcccccatCGCAGTCGGCGCCAAGGTCTCTTTCTTCCAGCCGGAGGACGAGGTTGTAGGTAGGACGTTTATTTGGTCTAACATATATAACAGTGTTACATCTTTTATTcgagtaaaataaataaaaagctattGACTCAGTAAAATATGAGTTTAactgatttaaaaaagtgtcCTTCCCGTTCCAGGTATTCTGCCTCTGGACTCTCCGTGCTCTGGACTCTGTGACGCCATTGACATAGATGAACACTATTTaggtattacacacacacacacaccaacgcgGGTGGCATAACGTGCACTTTGTTTGTGCAACGAGCAGCTTCCATTATCACCAAACAGTCAACCGATATgtgtcactttctttcttttctccactcTCATCTTGACGAAACGCTCCGACGTCGTCCGCGTGACAAGTCGGctcacaataaaaataaataaatacatttttttttcttcttcttcttctttctttctgttctgCAGTTCAGAAGCCGGAGAAGCTGAGCTCGGTGTGTGCTGCCGGCGCCCTGCGCGACGGCCTCGCTGCCTACACCGCTCTACACACACTCGCTCGCGTGGCGGCGGGACACACACTCCTAGTCATGGACGGCGCCAGcgtatgttatttaaaaaaaataataataataattaaataaaagcgCATTTCCCCTCTCAGCATTATTGGTAATGTTTCCCCGCTCAGTCTTTCGGCCTCATGTGCATCCAGCTGGCGTGTTACCACGGCGTGAAGGTCTTCACGACGTCGCACTCGCCGCAGCAACACGCCTTCCTGGAGCAGCTCCGGCCCAGCGTCGGTACGTACGAGCTCCACGCTCTGATCGTCGCGCTCTCCCTCTtttaacctttttctttttacatcattttctctgtctccttctgctctttctctcctccccttcgtACGTTTCCTCAGGCGTTCAGGATCCTTTAGTGGGTGAGATCTGTTCTTTCTGACTTCCTtgcttccttgcctccttgctgATCTTCTCCTAGCGGTCTGAATGATCCATGTGAGCTGTGGGTTTATCGCTTCAAGTGTCTGAATCCTGCATGAAATCATCACAGTTAGTATATCGGACGTCATTTTCAAGTTCAAGTTCTATATATTTATGATTTGcagattttaaatgtgttttaaaaaaaaagaaaagatcacgcaagcaaaaacaagaagaatctAAATGTGAAACTTtgcaatttaaatatattttaaatgagtttGTCATTAAGTTAATATTAAATCGAGGTACGCTCCTCCAAGGTAAGACCAAGTCAATTATGTGAATTGAAATCTGCTGCCACCTAGTGGGAAAACATTAAAACTACAACCAGCATCAaggtgttttatatatatatcgttgAATGCGTTAGGAACCCAGATTTTGATCGTCAGACGATGTTTTTCGTGTCTTTTTTGGTGCGCGAAGCCAAAGTCATCCCGGTGTTTAAGGGCCCGTCGGACCTGCTGCCCGCGGTTctggaggagacgggaggaCTGGGAGTGGACATCGCCATCGACTCCGGAGGTGAGCACATGTTCCCGTGATCGATTCGCACGTGAACGATCCGACATCGTAACACCAGAACctttcgctgtgtgtgtgtgtgcgtgtgtgtgtgtagtgcgtcTGCAAGAGGAGGAGTCAGAGGCGGCGAAGCTCCTCCCACAcaaacatgacatcatcagtgtgCTGGGAGTTGGGGGGCACTGGGTCACATCCCACAAAGACCTGCAGGTGAGTCACTGCAATCacacagtgatttaaaaaaaaattcctaaAACTGTATATAATACAGcttaaaatatatgaaataataataactttaagtattttttttatcattttgtgcagtacaatgtgtgttttttttgtttacagttGGATCCTCCGGATTGCAGATCGCTGTACTTGAAGTCCGCCTCCATGTCGTTCCTCAACCACGAAGTGTGGACGGCTTCCACGGCGCAGCAAGGCAGATACCTGCGTATCCTGTTTCCACTGCGTTCGCCTCTAACCCTCTTGCCCGTCATCAGGTACACAAAGTGCCCTCCTTGACAGACGTTGTGTCAGACATCCTCAAGGACGTTGTGGAGAAGATGTCTGCCGGAGTCCTCAGGTAAGAACGGCCAACTCAAAGTCCAAAgatgaaatgtacatttaaaattcaGTATTTCTCGGCAGAAACGCTCATCACAGAGAAGAAGTCATTTTTTTCCCTCGCTCAACGGTGAAATTACAACTTCAGggtctgtcatgtgaccacgCAGGCCCAAAAATAccttttcccccctttttaaaCCTGCGTTATAAAAGACAGTTCTTTAGCCCAGCGGATCATTTTCTTTGAGGAGGTAAATCAACACCTGAATAGCCCCAATATAATAAATAGAGTTATTCTCCCTCATCTGTTCGTGTGAGGGCTgggaggcggggttaaaggAAACGCTAGGTGATGGCCGTGGCTGCGGATGATTCCGTTCTCAAAAGTTTGAACGTTTTTGGGCTCCGAGCGTCCTGAAAAATTCAGTTTTATAAGATTTAAGATCCACAACGCTGCAGCATAACTGAAATCAAATGTACTCCGTCGGTGTGTCTGGTTTTCCGTCCGTCTCTCCCCACAGACCTCAGCCCGAGGAGGCCGTCCCTCTCTACGAAGCCACGGTTGCCATGGAGACCGTCCAGCGTCACCAGAAGAGGAAGGCCGTCGTTCGACTCTGAGTCgtacgacgacgaggaggaggagacaacgaCCCACGTTCAGAAACGCTTCACTTTCActcaataaatacacatttttatcaTGAATATAAAAATTCTTGCTTCTAGTGTAAATACAGCAGTTATCCAAATTACAAGATAAAAACAAACTGCAATTTGAGTGGCTGTCATAAAACTTACTGTGTTGCAGTTGTTGTCTTCTGTATTTTTCGAATTACTCGAGTCTCAAATTTGAAATGATCGGGAACTGTACTGTCACTTTAAATCcgaaaaagaaacaagacaaaTCCGTCTTACAGGAGTGAGAAGAGcacactctttcacacactcttacacacactctttcacacactcttacacacactctttcacacactcttacacacactctttcacacactcttacacacactctttcacacactctttcacacactgttacacacactcttacacacactatttcacacactcttacacacactcttacacacactctTTAGAGCGCTTGTTGTGTGTTGTCGACCAGATCCTCACCGTCTTGCTTACGGCCATTAGAACAGGGCCGACGCTCTTTCGGCCCCGCCCGGAATCAAACCTGCGACCCTCTGGAACTGTCCGGCATCGCCAAGGGTTCTTTTTACACTTTGTACACCCTTGATTtcctttcctcgcctcctctcctccgcctctcCCAAGGAAGGTACGAGCGGAGAaagcaaggagagagagagagagagagagaggaggtgcatTTGACAAAAAGACCTTGTTTGCATGTCACCGCTTCCCTGGAAAAAGCATCCTGGTGCATCTTGGGTAATCGGGGTGTCCTTCCAGAAGGAGCGGCAAGACGGATTTTCCAGGTCTTAAGCCGGAGGATCGAGGAGGAGCTCAGGTGCTTCTTGGAGCGACTGGCAACCGACCGATCGGATGTCAGCGTCAGGTCGGCATGTCGTCGCGTCTCGCCGGGCCTTCCAGTGCCTCGAGACAgcttcccagaatgcacctctCCTCCTGTCGCAGGGACTTGACCACGTCGAGCTGCTCCCTGACCGGCTGGTCGCACCgcaggaggagacgggagatctaaaaacacacacacacacggcacgcCAGGTCATTAAAAATAACATCCGGTtaaggtgcgtgtgtgtgtgtgtgtgtgtgtacacacaccgTATCCAGAGCTGCGTGAGAGTCTTGAAGGAGTCGCCGACAGAGAGTCTTGGCTGTCTGGACGctccactcctctctctcctcgcaCTGCACCTGGCCGAGCAACACCGCCTTCCAGAGGTggctgtgaaaacacacacacacgtctaataaataaaatgtcaacgCTGGCCGgtgacacactgtgtgtgtgtgtgtgtgtgtgtgttcttactaAAGTGTTTGTGGAAGAGACAACAGTCTAAGCGCCGTCATCAGCCTCCAACTCGGACCTTCACTGGACACAGTGAGATTACtgacggggagaaagaggagttaCGCATCAAATGTATTAAGACTTATTTAACTTAATAATTTATGTGTGTGACTTATTAATTCATCTATTTTTAGCATGAAGACCGGACACAAGGTCTTCTACTAAAAACATGTGGATCCACAGACAGAGGACTGTTCCTTTAACATCCTCTTTTCTGGTtcctcaaaaataaaataaaaataaagtttacAATAGAAAGAAGGaacaataacaatgtaaatGTCTTACTGGAGAAACTTGTTCTCTTTGAGGAACTTGATCTTCTGATCCAAACTCCCGTCACCTCTTAAGATGTCACAGAGGAGATCTGAGGGACCACAGTGAAACAAACTCATTCAAAAgtaagtcaacaacaacaacaacaacagcaacaacaacattcacaaagacaaccaaacaTGAATCTGTGACGCCTTCAAGTGTTCACCTGCGTCCACGTAGACCACCCTGTCGGGGTTGCCGGGGGCGACGAATCCGTACTCCAGCATCAGGCGCTGGTTGTCGTGGCAACCGTAGTTGATGAAGGCCTGCTGGTAGCGCAGTGTCCCGGAAACGCTGCCGATTTCGTAACACCCGGTCACGTCATTGAAACTTGCTTTTacctgaaaaaatatataaataaataattaagagAGAATGGCGAAAAACTATTTATTGGCTCGTGCATCTTTCCAACGGTCCAATCGGGTGCAGAATATTAATTACCTGCACGTCAGGCCGGTGGTTGAGCAGGTCCAGAAAGGGTGCTAAGGCGTAAACATCCGGCCCAGAAAGGGAGTCGTTGGGCGGGTGAGACATGAAGACGGAGCGCGTGTTGACACTACACCACGCCCACCTGGGGAGTATTTTCATTGCAAGGGtatgaaaaggctttttttatatacagtatatatacacacacacacacacatatatatacacacatatatacacgtttatatatatatacacatttatatatatatatatatatatatatatatatatatatacacatggaaagagagatatatattttataattatttccccttttgtatttattttattagtattattatatattattgtttttttaatacttaaaaaaaaaaaaacattttattattgtctgacaaCCCTAACTTGTGCATATGTGTATAATATAATGTAGATatatctaaaataataaaaatgtaagcgacgaaaaaagaaaaggcttaTATTCGACTTTtaggtgcgtgcgtgtgtgtgtgtgtgtgtgcgtgtgtgtttaagtgtgcaTACCTCAACGCTTCATACGTCAACACCTCATCCACGGGCTGACTCAGGATTGGCTGCAGGGATCTGGATGAAGACACCGGCATGGTTTTACACAAAGGACGACTGATGGGGGGGTCACGTCTTTTATTGAGGTCTTTTGAACAAGTATatgtattaaaatatgtatttaaagcaGCATAATTAGACTGGCGTATTGAAATAAAGGAAGACATGTGTGGAAATGACTGCTTTGAAGCTAAGATGACGTAACGTTACGCAATGCGTCAGTAAACTCTGCCCTGCTAGTTATAATCCGCTCGAGTTTCTCTCACTTCTGACCTGAAAGACTGTCTCCAGGTGTTTCCCGGCTCACCTGAAAAAGCGTCGGTGAGACGAGTGGATGTCCAGCACCGCCTCCCTCTGCTCCAAAGCCCGCCGCCGCACGCCGCTCGGCAGGAGCGCCACGACGTCGTCGGCGAAGTAGGCGGGGCATGCGTAAGCGACGGGCAGCACGTCGATGTAAGGGAACCAATCGGAGGCCTCTCCCAGGTGGCGCTCGCACGCCAGGAAGACGCAGAGGGCCAACAGGGGAGAGAGGCGGGGCTTCCAGCTGGGGAGACGACAGCAAGGACCCGCCTTGtatcagtttgtttgtttttatatgttttaatattttatatattgttgttgtatttgtgtttgttgctatatggactcatgagtctgaaataaaagaaatataatatcaAAGAAAAGCTGAGCCCCCCAAAtgttatctatctatatatatatatatatatatatatatatatatatatataaactatataatatatatatgaatgcgTCCCGAGTTTACCTCTTGATATACGGTCCCAGGTAGCTGTCTAGAACAGTTGAGGTTGTGAGGAGACAGGACTCTGGCAGAGAAATGATCAGCTGGCccggctatatatatatatatatatatatatataaataaatataaaaaaacattaatgaatgacagaaacaaaatcaaacaaaaaggtCTGCGGAAATATTGCACAACTGGTTAAATTGAGGAGTCTGATTGgatgtttgtttagttttcagCATGTTCACATTTGCACTGGATTGGCTGACAATGAGGAGAATAAAGCCGTATCAATAAAAGGAAATCATGTATTAACTCCGTGATCGTTAATGTCTTTTCTATGACGGACATAAGGACTGCACACCTGTGAGTCGCAGTTTCATTCAGA from Cyclopterus lumpus isolate fCycLum1 chromosome 15, fCycLum1.pri, whole genome shotgun sequence carries:
- the cryzl1 gene encoding quinone oxidoreductase-like protein 1, whose amino-acid sequence is MKGLYCRAATTDAEPKFLIRETSLPEVLGSHLVRVQVKACGLSPLDLKLLDDVGIQRDLIPVGREVAGVVLRVGAKVSFFQPEDEVVGILPLDSPCSGLCDAIDIDEHYLVQKPEKLSSVCAAGALRDGLAAYTALHTLARVAAGHTLLVMDGASSFGLMCIQLACYHGVKVFTTSHSPQQHAFLEQLRPSVAKVIPVFKGPSDLLPAVLEETGGLGVDIAIDSGVRLQEEESEAAKLLPHKHDIISVLGVGGHWVTSHKDLQLDPPDCRSLYLKSASMSFLNHEVWTASTAQQGRYLHILKDVVEKMSAGVLRPQPEEAVPLYEATVAMETVQRHQKRKAVVRL
- the setd4 gene encoding SET domain-containing protein 4 encodes the protein MRGRGHRAGRAARKRRQKQEGVVQSVSLGHQLQYVRLMKFLRQRGFTSTLLQPALFTETGRGLRALKSIKPGQLIISLPESCLLTTSTVLDSYLGPYIKSWKPRLSPLLALCVFLACERHLGEASDWFPYIDVLPVAYACPAYFADDVVALLPSGVRRRALEQREAVLDIHSSHRRFFRSLQPILSQPVDEVLTYEALRWAWCSVNTRSVFMSHPPNDSLSGPDVYALAPFLDLLNHRPDVQVKASFNDVTGCYEIGSVSGTLRYQQAFINYGCHDNQRLMLEYGFVAPGNPDRVVYVDADLLCDILRGDGSLDQKIKFLKENKFLHNLTVSSEGPSWRLMTALRLLSLPQTLYHLWKAVLLGQVQCEEREEWSVQTAKTLCRRLLQDSHAALDTISRLLLRCDQPVREQLDVVKSLRQEERCILGSCLEALEGPARRDDMPT